In Triticum urartu cultivar G1812 unplaced genomic scaffold, Tu2.1 TuUngrouped_contig_4992, whole genome shotgun sequence, a single genomic region encodes these proteins:
- the LOC125528611 gene encoding transmembrane protein 230-like: MAYVDHAFSITDEDDLVGGAVGGPRGAPVKEIAFAAALLAFGALGVVAGLFMAANQVGGDTAHGIFFMVLGIVMFIPGFYYTRIAYYAYKGYKGFSFSNIPPI; encoded by the exons ATGGCCTACGTGGACCACGCCTTCTCCATCACCGACGAGGACGACCTCGTCGGCGGGGCCGTAGGGGGCCCGCGCGGCGCCCCCGTCAAGGAGATCGCCTTCGCCGCCGCCCTCCTCGCCTTCGGGGCCCTCGGCGTCGTCGCCGGCCTCTTCATGGCCGCCAACCAAGTCGGCGGTGACACCGCGCACG GAATCTTCTTCATGGTTTTGGGCATTGTAATGTTCATCCCTGGATTCTACTACACAAGAATTGCCTACTACGCATACAAAGGATACAAGGGCTTCTCTTTTTCAAACATCCCACCAATCTAA